The proteins below come from a single Dasypus novemcinctus isolate mDasNov1 chromosome 22, mDasNov1.1.hap2, whole genome shotgun sequence genomic window:
- the LOC101419556 gene encoding olfactory receptor 5V1-like, with product MDIDNLTTLNEFILIGLSDLPEVRYPLFVVFALIYLVTLMGNGTILLAIGIEKKLHTPMYYFLANLSLLDIFCPSDTVPKMLENLLTMKQNISYVGCALQLYFLVALAGTEVFLLAVMAYDRYVAICFPLRYTLIMTMARCTKLTAGTWAAGFLNSLLHTVLTFRLSFCKSNQVNQYYCDISPVVALSCSSTYLAEMVLLVVAGILGISAFLITFISYLYIISTILKIPSSEGKRKAFSTCASHLLVVCLFYGTTIFTYVRPTSSDHSPARDRLISMLYGVITPMLNPIIYSLRNTEVKGALRKFLCHKHVYSSHNINEIH from the coding sequence ATGGACATTGACAATCTCACTACCCTGAATGAATTCATCCTCATAGGGCTGTCTGATCTACCCGAGGTGCGCTATCCTCTCTTCGTGGTTTTTGCTCTCATCTATCTGGTCACCTTGATGGGAAACGGTACTATTCTCCTTGCCATTGGGATTGAAAAAAAACTGCACACACCCATGTATTACTTCTTGGCAAATTTGTCCCTCTTAGACATATTCTGCCCGTCAGATACTGTTCCCAAGATGCTTGAGAATCTCCTGACTATGAAGCAAAACATTTCTTATGTTGGGTGTGCTTTGCAGCTTTATTTCTTGGTGGCCCTGGCAGGGACCGAGGTCTTCCTTCTAGCTGTCATGGCTTATGACCGGTATGTGGCCATATGTTTCCCCCTTCGTTATACCCTCATCATGACCATGGCACGCTGTACCAAGCTGACAGCTGGAACCTGGGCAGCTGGGTTTCTAAATTCCCTTCTGCATACAGTGTTGACATTCCGCCTGTCTTTCTGTAAGTCCAATCAGGTTAATCAATATTATTGTGACATCTCGCCAGTGGTGGCACTCTCCTGCTCTTCTACGTACCTGGCAGAGATGGTTCTTTTAGTGGTTGCAGGAATATTAGGGATCAGCGCTTTTCTAATCACCTTTATTTCTTATCTCTACATCATATCCACCATCCTGAAGATCCCATCATCCGAAGGTAAGCGCAAAGCCTTCTCTACATGTGCTTCCCACCTCCTtgtggtatgtttgttttatGGCACAACAATATTTACATATGTCCGCCCTACTTCTAGTGATCACTCCCCAGCCAGGGACAGGCTCATCTCAATGCTGTATGGGGTTATCACTCCAATGTTGAACCCCATCATCTACAGCTTGAGAAACACAGAGGTTAAAGGAGCACTTCGAAAATTTTTATGTCATAAACATGTTTACAGTTCACATAACATTAATGAAATTCATTAA